One region of Triticum aestivum cultivar Chinese Spring chromosome 6B, IWGSC CS RefSeq v2.1, whole genome shotgun sequence genomic DNA includes:
- the LOC123135071 gene encoding putative ripening-related protein 6 — protein sequence MDQPAVMSLNGFQQGEEGGPAACDGQYHSDDLFLVALTTAWYENGARCGKLISVNSSNGRSHEARVVDECGTGDGCRTNEISTSVAVWEALGLDTSVGEVSVTWSDVIW from the coding sequence ATGGACCAGCCGGCGGTGATGTCATTGAACGGCTTCCAGCAAGGAGAAGAGGGCGGGCCGGCGGCGTGCGACGGCCAGTATCACAGCGATGACCTCTTCCTGGTGGCGCTGACCACGGCGTGGTATGAGAACGGCGCCCGGTGCGGGAAGCTGATCAGCGTCAATAGCTCCAACGGGCGATCCCATGAGGCTAGGGTCGTGGACGAGTGCGGCACCGGTGACGGCTGCCGCACTAACGAGATCAGCACGTCCGTCGCTGTGTGGGAGGCACTTGGGCTCGATACCAGCGTCGGCGAGGTATCCGTCACCTGGTCGGACGTAATCTGGTAA